The following proteins are co-located in the Megalops cyprinoides isolate fMegCyp1 chromosome 15, fMegCyp1.pri, whole genome shotgun sequence genome:
- the LOC118789621 gene encoding forkhead box protein I2-like: protein MSALGQQPSLPQSGPAHLHSAREILDMAVYCDKFGAYQNLQHHNSQRPSTSPPKYGFGECASLITKPYIWLNHQGTNSSLYVPGTTGASYIPSGFGAHQQQFLRAPASLGSADLGWLSFQSQQELAKMVRPPYSYSALIAMAIQSSQDKKVTLSQIYQYVVDNFTFYKKSKAGWQNSIRHNLSLNDCFKKVARDDDDPGKGNYWTLDENCEKMFDNGAFRRKRKRRANLSSNGEPLRCEDDAAGRKLSSTDGISSSPPQILKHFPTSTESKSPPSMEHSQCFNAFVSNMNTVLGGSHGLNGRQFGSGLLEDLTPNKDNLSGHGLYSPSQSSLLKYDSSNTNRNRLVCNPPTESGHLGGTLTNRFSDSNLVYGQGGTEV from the exons ATGAGCGCTCTTGGACAGCAGCCATCTCTCCCCCAGTCTGGTCCAGCTCATCTCCACAGCGCGAGAGAGATCCTGGATATGGCCGTGTACTGTGACAAGTTCGGTGCGTACCAGAACTTGCAGCATCACAATTCCCAGAGGCCGTCCACAAGTCCGCCAAAGTATGGCTTCGGGGAGTGCGCTTCACTGATCACCAAACCATACATTTGGCTGAACCACCAAGGCACCAACTCGTCACTGTATGTTCCGGGAACGACTGGGGCTTCCTACATCCCATCAGGGTTCGGAGCGCACCAACAGCAATTCTTGCGTGCGCCCGCCAGTTTGGGGAGCGCTGACCTGGGATGGCTTTCTTTCCAAAGCCAGCAAGAACTTGCGAAAATGGTCAGGCCTCCTTATTCCTACTCAGCACTAATAGCGATGGCGATCCAAAGTTCCCAAGATAAAAAAGTGACGCTGAGTCAAATCTACCAGTATGTAGTGGACAACTTTACGTTTTACAAGAAAAGCAAGGCCGGGTGGCAGAACTCCATTCGTCACAACCTGTCTTTGAACGACTGCTTCAAGAAAGTGGCACGCGATGACGACGACCCCG GAAAAGGGAACTACTGGACCCTGGATGAGAACTGTGAGAAAATGTTCGATAACGGCGCCTTCAGGAGAAAGCGGAAAAGGCGAGCAAACCTTAGCTCTAACGGAGAGCCCCTCAGATGTGAAGATGATGCCGCCGGACGTAAGCTTTCAAGTACAGACGGCATCTCAAGTTCACCTCCCCAGATTCTGAAGCATTTCCCAACCTCAACAGAATCAAAATCACCCCCATCCATGGAACACAGTCAGTGCTTCAACGCCTTCGTCTCCAATATGAACACTGTGCTTGGTGGGAGCCATGGCTTAAACGGCAGACAGTTTGGTTCAGGGCTTTTGGAGGATTTGACTCCAAACAAGGATAACTTGTCGGGACATGGTTTGTACTCGCCAAGTCAAAGCTCGCTGCTGAAATATGATTCCAGTAACACGAACCGAAACAGACTGGTTTGCAACCCACCGACAGAAAGCGGACACTTGGGGGGTACCCTCACAAATCGTTTTAGTGACAGCAATTTAGTCTACGGTCAAGGTGGAACTGAGGTTTAG